The window CGGCTATGACTTCCGCCCGTGGACGGATACCAAGCTGCTCGCCGATGGACCTGCGATCCGGCAGTACATCGAAGATGCGGCCGAGGAATACGGCATACGCCGCGACATTCGTTTCGGGCACAAGATTACCCGGGTCAGCTGGTCTGGCAGCGACAAGCTGTGGACAGTGACCGCAGTCAAGGAAAACTCTCAGGACGAGGAAGCCTCGTTCACGGCCAGCTTCGTGTACGGCTGCACGGGCTACTATAAGTACGACAAGGGCTATACACCGGAATTTCCCGGAGTCGAACAGTTCAAGGGCGACGTCATCCATCCCCAGCACTGGCCGGAGAACTATGACTACAGCGGCAAGCGCGTCGTCGTCATCGGCAGCGGTGCGACGGCCGTTACGCTGGTGCCGTCGATGACCGACAAGGCTGCGCACGTCACCATGCTGCAGCGGTCCCCCAGCTACGTGGTGTCGGTACCGGAGCGCGACCTGATCACCGAGAAGCTTCGCAAAGTCCTCCCCGACTCGCTTACGTATCGCATGGCGCGCGTGCGCAACGTGGTGCTGCAGCGCGCGGTCTTCGACGTCTGCCGGCGTGCGCCCAAGACCATGCGGCGGGTGCTGCTGGCATCGGTGCGCAAGCAGCTCGGTCCGAACGTCGACTTCAGCCATTTCGAGCCTCGTTACAACCCCTGGGACGAGAGGATGTGCGCGGTACCCAAGGGCGATCTGTTCAAGGCCCTGCGCGACGGCAAGGCTTCGGTGGTAACCGACGGAATCGAGTCCATCACTCAGACCGGTATCCGGCTGAAGTCGGGCCGCGAACTCGAAGCCGACATCATCGTCACCGCCACCGGCCTGGATATGCAGCTGCTGGGCGGCGCCGAATACTACGTCGACGAGCGCAAGCTCGATCTGCACGAGACCCTGATGTACAAGGGCATCCTGCTGGAGGGCGTACCGAATTTCGCCTTGGTGTTCGGTTATACCAATGCGTCGTGGACGCTGAAGGCGAACATCGCCAATGCCTTTGTTGTCCGCGTGATCCGTCAGATGCGCCAGCTGGGCGCAGACACGGTGGTGCCGGAGGACGAGGAAGGCTGCGCCTCCGAGGAGAACTTCCTGAACCTGCGTTCGGGCTACATCCAGCGCGCCAATGACCGCTTGCCGCGACAGGGCACCAAGCAACCGTGGCAGAACCTGCAGAACTATCTGCTCGACGTGCCAGCCCTGCGCTTCGGCAGTCTGGACGATGGCGTGCTCAGGTTCTACCGGGACGGTCGCCGGGTCTCGCAGTCGCCTGTGCAGCGGGTGACGAGCCTGCTGGCAGCCTAGCTAGCTCGCTGGCGCGCCCCTCGGGTTTTCAGGGTCGCGCCTCGAACAGGCGCCGCGCGATGATGATGCGCTGTAGCTCGTTGGTGCCTTCGCCGATCGCCAGCAGCGGCGCGTCACGGTAGAGGCGTTCGATGCGCGCTTCGCGCGAATAGCCATAGGCCCCGTGGATGCGCAGGCACTCTGCAGAGTTTTCCATGGCCGCTTCGGTGGCGAACAGCTTGGCCATGCCCGATTCCAGGTCGCAGCGCCGGCCCTCGTCATAGGCGCGGGCGGCGGACTCCACCAGCAGGCGCGCGGCCTCCACGCGCGTGGCCATGTCGGCGAGCTTGATCTGGATCGCCTGGTGCTCGCCGATGGGCTTGCCGAAGGTCTTGCGCTGGCCGGCGTAGGAGAGCGCCTCCTCGAGTGCTGACCGCGCCACGCCCACGCCGCGCGCGGCGACGTTGATGCGGCCCAGCTCGAGGCCGCCGAGGATCTGCTGCAGACCGCGCCCCTCGACGCCGCCGATGAGCCGGGAGGCGGGGATGCGGTAGTCCTCGAATCGCATCTCCACCGTGTCGACACCGCGATAGCCGAGCTTGGGCAGCTTGCGCGGCACCGAGAATCCCGGGCCTTTTTCAGCAAGGAACAGGCTCATGCCGCGGTGACGCGGGTCGGCCTGCGGATCGGTCTTGACCAGCAGCGCGAAGCAGTTGCCGTGCAGGCCGTTGGTGATCCAGGTCTTGGCGCCGTTGACGAGGTAATCCTCACCATCGCGCCGTGCCACGGTGCGGATGGCCTGCAGATCGCTGCCGCAATCCGGCTCGGTGAGCGCGATGCCGCCACGCAGTTCGCCGCAGGCCAAGCGGGGCAGGAACTCGTCCCTCTGCGCGTCGGTGCCGTAGCGCAGCACGGCGGCGGCCATGATCAGATGCGAGTTGATTACGCCGGACAGCGACATCCACTCGGCGGCAATGGCCTCGATCAGCCGCGCATAAGTCCGCACCTTGAGGCCGAGGCCACCGTAGGACTCCGGGATGATGGCGCCGAACAGGCCCATTTCGCGCATCTGTTCGACGATCGCTTCCGGGTACTCGTCGGCCTGCTCAAGGCGGATGGCGACCGGACGTACCTCGCGGGTGAGAAATCGCTCGACAGCCGTAATCAGAGCATCGTCTTCATAGGGTGCTTCCGAGGCATTCATATCCGGGCCTCACATGCGGAAGATGCCGTAGCGCTGTTCAGCAGGCGCCACGTTGGCCGCGCAGGACAGCGCGATGCCAAGCGCGTTGCGGGTGTCGGTGGGGTCGAGCACGCCGTCGTCCAGGCAGCGCGCGGAGTACCACAGCGTGGATGTCTCGCGTTCGCACTTTTCGCGCGTACGGCGGCGCAGCTCGGCCACTTCCTCGTCGCCGGCGTCCGGGCGCTCGCGGCGCAGCTGGCGCAGCTTGACGTCGGCCAGCGTGTTGCCGGCCTGCTCCGGTCCCATCACGCCCATCTTGGCCTGCGGCCACGAGAAGATCATGCGCGGATCCCAGGAGCGTCCGCACATGCCGTAGTAGCCGGCACCGAAGGCACCGCTGGTGATCACGGTGAATTTGGGCACTTCCGAGCCGGCCTGGGCCATGAGCATCTTGGCGCCGTCCTTGGTGATGCCGCGCTCCTCGTACTGGCGGCCGATCATGTAGCCGGTGGTGTTCTGCAGGAAGATCAGCGGCGTGCCGATTTGGTTGCAGATCTGGATGAAGTGCGCGGCCTTGAGCGAGCTGTCGGAGAACAGCACGCCGTTGTTGCCGAGGATGCCGACCTTGCAGCCCCACAGCCGCGCCCAGCCGCAGACCAGCGTCGGGCCGTAGGCCGGCTGGTATTCCTGGAACAGGCTGCCGTCGACCATGCGCGCGATCACCTCGCGCATGTCGAACTGCGTCTTGTAGTCCACCGGCACGATGCCGTACAGCTCGCGCGGGTCGTAGTAAGGCGCTTCCGGCGCGACCCAGTCGAAGTGCTTTGTCGGCTGCGAGAAGTTGGCGACGAGGGCGCGGGCCAGCGCGATGCCTTCCTCCTCGCTGTCCACCGGGTAGTCGGCGGTGCCGGAGACGGAGGTGTGCATGTCTGCGCCGCCGAGCGCGTCCACCGTCACTTCCTCGCCGGTGGCCGCCTTCACCAGCGGCGGGCCGCCGAGGAAGATCGCGCCGGTGCCGCGCACCATGATCGTGTGCTCGCACAGCGCCGGCACGTAGGCGCCACCCGCGGTGCAGTGGCCGAGCACCACCGCCACCTGCGGGATGCCGAGCTTGGACAGCATGCACTGCTGGCGGAACACGCGGCCGCCCATGACGTAGACGCCCGAGAGGTCTTCCAGGTAGCCGCCCGCACTGTCGCACAGGTGCACCATCGGCAGGCGGTTCTCGATGGCGATCTCCATCGCACGGATGATCTTGGGCGCGGACATCGGGTACCAGGCGCCGCCCTTGTTACTGGAATCGTCGGCGTGGATCATCACCTCGCGTCCGCTGACGATACCGACGCCGGAAACCACGTTGGCACCCGGCGCCTCGCCGTTGAACTGATCGTAGGCAGCGATGCTGGACAGCTCCAGGAATGGCGTGCCGGGATCGAGCAGCAGGTCCAGGCGCTCGCGCAGCAGCAGCTTGTTCTGCTTGCGCAGGCGCTCGATGTCGCGCGCCGGTCGCTCGTGGCGCACGCGGTCCTGCAGGGCCTTGAAGTCGCCGCAGATGCGCTGCATGGCGACGCTGTTGGCGCGAAATGTCGGCGAGGCCGGCGACACACGGGTTTCGAGACGCCGCATCATGCCTGCGTCTCCTTGTCGGCGAAGCGCAACAGCGCGGCCTTGACGGGAACGGTCTGCCCCGGCGCACACAGCACCTCGGCGATCTCGCCGTCGTGCGGCGCGGTGATAGTGACTTCGAGTTTCATGCTTTCCATGGTCAGCAGAACCTGGCCGGCCTCGACGGCGTCTCCGGGCTGGACCTGCACGGTGAGGATGGTGCCAGGCATCGGTGAGAGGGTGCTGTCGCCGCCGCCGGCGCCGCGCGCGGCCAGGGCGTCGAGCGGGTTGATGCGGTGCAGGGCGTAGGCGCGGCCGTCAACGTGAATCCAGATGTGGTCGCCGTGCTGCGCGATGTGCACCTCGCGGCGTTCTTCGCCGGCACGCACGCGGTGGCGGCCGTCGCCGAGTGCCTCAATGGCGCAGGCAAAGCGGCGCTCGCCAGTCTGGAGTTCGTAGCCGTCCGCAGTGCGCAGCAGTGCGCAGGGATGCTCGCGGTCTTCTAGCGCGATGATCTTTTTCATGGTCTTCGGATCTCCTCCTGCTTCAATTGCGCCAGGGGCCCATGGCGGCGTAGATCGCCGGCACGGACGCGGCGGCGTCCAACATCTGGCGATCACTCAGCGCGGCGGCGGCGAGCAGGATGTCGGTGGGCACGGTCTCGTCCTTGCCCGACAGCGCGGCGGCTTCCTGCTCCAGAAACGCGGTGGTGTAGTCGCCCGAGGCAAAGCGCGGATGCGCGAGGATGCGGTCGAGGTAGGCGATGTTGGTGGTCAGGCCCAGCAGCACGGTGTCGCGCAGCGCCTGGCGCGCGCGGGCAATGGCCTCGGCACGGTCGCGGCCGTGCACGATCAGCTTGGACAGCAGCGGGTCGAAATCCGTACCCACGGTCTGGCCCTCGTGCACGCCGCTGTCCACGCGCACGCCGGGGCCGGTGGCCTCGCGCAGAAGGTGGATGCGGCCGGTGGCCGGCACGAATCCCGCCGCCGGATCCTCGGCGCAGATGCGCAGCTCGATGGAATGGCCGCGGTGGACGATGTCGGCCTGCGCGTAGCCCAAGGCTGCGCCCTCGGCCACGCGCAGCTGCTCGGCCACCAGGTCGAAGCCCGTCACCATCTCGGTGACCGGGTGCTCGACTTGCAGGCGCGTGTTCATCTCCAGGAAATAGAACTCGCCGTCGGCGCCGTAGATGAACTCGACCGTCCCCGCGCCGACGTAGCCGGCGGCCTTGGCGATACCGACGGCGGCTTCGCAGATGCTCTTGCGCTTCTCCGGGTTCAGCACCGGCGAGGGGGTTTCCTCCACGATCTTCTGGAAGCGGCGCTGCACCGAGCACTCGCGTTCGCCGAAGTGCACGACGTTGCCGTGAATGTCGCCGAACACCTGCACCTCGATGTGGCGCGGCCGCTCGACGTAGCGTTCCACAAACAGCCGCCCGTCGCCGAAGTAGCGCTCGCCCTCGCGCCGCGCCGTGGCCAACTCGGCCTCCAGCGTCGCCGCCTCGCGCACGATGCGCATACCCTTGCCGCCGCCGCCCGCTGCGGGCTTGATCAGGATGGGCAGATCCACCGCCAGCGCGCGCTTGGCAAACGTCGCCGGGTCATCGGCCTCCACTGCGCTGGGCGCGACCGGAAAGCCGCGCTCGACCACGAAGTTGCGCGCGCGGATCTTGTCGCCCATCAGTTCGATGGCCTCGGCCGTGGGGCCGACGAAGCGGATGCCGGCCTCGGCCAGCCCGCGTGCCAGCGCGGCGTTCTCGGAAAGAAAGCCGTAGCCCGGATGCACCGCGTCCGCGCCCCACTCGCGTGCGGCACGGACGATCTCCGCGACATTCAGATAGGCGACGACAGGCGTTGGCCCCTCGATCGGCAGGCAGTCGTCGGCCAGACGCGGCGCGGTGCCGCCTTCCTCGGCCGGGTGCCGGACGATGGCAGTGGTGATGCCGCGGGCCCGCGCGGTGCGCAGGATGCGTGCTGCAATCTCGCCGCGGTTGGCGACGAGCAGGCGCCGGATGGGCTTCAAGGCAGAAGTCGTACTCATTCGAAGCTCAGCGAAGCGGGTACCATGACGGGATGGTCGAGCAGCATCTGAGCAAAGGCCTTGCCCTGCGGGTCGATGCGGATGGAGGCGATGCCGCCGCCGCCGAGCGCGCGCTCCAGCAGGAAGTTCAGGCCGTGCACGCCGGGCATGTCCCAGCGGTGCACCGGGCCTTCGCAGAGGTGGGCGAACCAGCCGGCCACGGCCTCGGGCGTGAGCGCGGCACGGATGTAGGGCAGGTATTCAGGACGGCGCGCGAGCACACCGATGTTGGCGGAGTCGCCCTTGTCGCCGCTGCGCGCCCAGGCCAGGCGCAGCAGTGGCACTTCGCGCGAGCCGCCCTCAAAGGCATCGGCGGCCGGCAGCGGCCCGGAGACGACGGGCAGGGTGGCAGGGTCGTAGCGCTCGCCGCTCATCTGCGGGCAGGCGATGGCCTGGCCGTCCAGCTCCAGGCGTACCGGGATGCGCGACTTGTCCCACAGGTAGGAGAACAGCCGCACCACCGGCTGCACCTTGGGCCGGCCGCCGACGAAGCCGGTGATGGCCGGCGCGGTGGCCAGCGCCATTGGCGCCATCTCGCGCGAGAAGATCTCCAGCGCGTCCTTGCTGGAGTGGCGCACGCCCATCTTGACCATCACCTCGCGGGTGACGGCGCGCGCGTGCGGGCCGTAGGTGGCTTCAGCGC is drawn from Banduia mediterranea and contains these coding sequences:
- a CDS encoding acetyl-CoA carboxylase biotin carboxyl carrier protein subunit; amino-acid sequence: MKKIIALEDREHPCALLRTADGYELQTGERRFACAIEALGDGRHRVRAGEERREVHIAQHGDHIWIHVDGRAYALHRINPLDALAARGAGGGDSTLSPMPGTILTVQVQPGDAVEAGQVLLTMESMKLEVTITAPHDGEIAEVLCAPGQTVPVKAALLRFADKETQA
- a CDS encoding flavin-containing monooxygenase, which translates into the protein MPRAQFDVIILGAGLSGIGAACHLKSKIPGIRLAILERRERMGGTWDLFKYPGIRSDSDMFTLGYDFRPWTDTKLLADGPAIRQYIEDAAEEYGIRRDIRFGHKITRVSWSGSDKLWTVTAVKENSQDEEASFTASFVYGCTGYYKYDKGYTPEFPGVEQFKGDVIHPQHWPENYDYSGKRVVVIGSGATAVTLVPSMTDKAAHVTMLQRSPSYVVSVPERDLITEKLRKVLPDSLTYRMARVRNVVLQRAVFDVCRRAPKTMRRVLLASVRKQLGPNVDFSHFEPRYNPWDERMCAVPKGDLFKALRDGKASVVTDGIESITQTGIRLKSGRELEADIIVTATGLDMQLLGGAEYYVDERKLDLHETLMYKGILLEGVPNFALVFGYTNASWTLKANIANAFVVRVIRQMRQLGADTVVPEDEEGCASEENFLNLRSGYIQRANDRLPRQGTKQPWQNLQNYLLDVPALRFGSLDDGVLRFYRDGRRVSQSPVQRVTSLLAA
- a CDS encoding acyl-CoA carboxylase subunit beta gives rise to the protein MRRLETRVSPASPTFRANSVAMQRICGDFKALQDRVRHERPARDIERLRKQNKLLLRERLDLLLDPGTPFLELSSIAAYDQFNGEAPGANVVSGVGIVSGREVMIHADDSSNKGGAWYPMSAPKIIRAMEIAIENRLPMVHLCDSAGGYLEDLSGVYVMGGRVFRQQCMLSKLGIPQVAVVLGHCTAGGAYVPALCEHTIMVRGTGAIFLGGPPLVKAATGEEVTVDALGGADMHTSVSGTADYPVDSEEEGIALARALVANFSQPTKHFDWVAPEAPYYDPRELYGIVPVDYKTQFDMREVIARMVDGSLFQEYQPAYGPTLVCGWARLWGCKVGILGNNGVLFSDSSLKAAHFIQICNQIGTPLIFLQNTTGYMIGRQYEERGITKDGAKMLMAQAGSEVPKFTVITSGAFGAGYYGMCGRSWDPRMIFSWPQAKMGVMGPEQAGNTLADVKLRQLRRERPDAGDEEVAELRRRTREKCERETSTLWYSARCLDDGVLDPTDTRNALGIALSCAANVAPAEQRYGIFRM
- a CDS encoding acyl-CoA dehydrogenase family protein, with product MNASEAPYEDDALITAVERFLTREVRPVAIRLEQADEYPEAIVEQMREMGLFGAIIPESYGGLGLKVRTYARLIEAIAAEWMSLSGVINSHLIMAAAVLRYGTDAQRDEFLPRLACGELRGGIALTEPDCGSDLQAIRTVARRDGEDYLVNGAKTWITNGLHGNCFALLVKTDPQADPRHRGMSLFLAEKGPGFSVPRKLPKLGYRGVDTVEMRFEDYRIPASRLIGGVEGRGLQQILGGLELGRINVAARGVGVARSALEEALSYAGQRKTFGKPIGEHQAIQIKLADMATRVEAARLLVESAARAYDEGRRCDLESGMAKLFATEAAMENSAECLRIHGAYGYSREARIERLYRDAPLLAIGEGTNELQRIIIARRLFEARP
- a CDS encoding acetyl-CoA carboxylase biotin carboxylase subunit gives rise to the protein MSTTSALKPIRRLLVANRGEIAARILRTARARGITTAIVRHPAEEGGTAPRLADDCLPIEGPTPVVAYLNVAEIVRAAREWGADAVHPGYGFLSENAALARGLAEAGIRFVGPTAEAIELMGDKIRARNFVVERGFPVAPSAVEADDPATFAKRALAVDLPILIKPAAGGGGKGMRIVREAATLEAELATARREGERYFGDGRLFVERYVERPRHIEVQVFGDIHGNVVHFGERECSVQRRFQKIVEETPSPVLNPEKRKSICEAAVGIAKAAGYVGAGTVEFIYGADGEFYFLEMNTRLQVEHPVTEMVTGFDLVAEQLRVAEGAALGYAQADIVHRGHSIELRICAEDPAAGFVPATGRIHLLREATGPGVRVDSGVHEGQTVGTDFDPLLSKLIVHGRDRAEAIARARQALRDTVLLGLTTNIAYLDRILAHPRFASGDYTTAFLEQEAAALSGKDETVPTDILLAAAALSDRQMLDAAASVPAIYAAMGPWRN